The region GTACACTCCCCATGCGAGCTGATCAGCCCGCTCCCATAAACCTTGATCTCCCCCGCCTGCCGGATCAACCCGAACTCCACCGTAAACCAGAACAGCCGCCCAAGCCTCTCCAGCGCCTCCGGCCGGTCAATCAAATTCGCACAAACCTGCCCATAATGCTGAAGAAAATCCGCAAACACCGGATGCGCATGCATCGGCACATGCCCAAACACGTCATGGAAGATATCCGGCTCTGGCGTATAGTCCATCGCCTCCCGAGACCTCAGCCACGTCGTCGTAGGAAACCTCCGAGCCGCCAGCATCTCAAAGAAAGCGTCCCCCGGCAGAAACCCACTCACCGGCGTCGAAGCCCAACCCGTCCTCGGCCCCAGCCTCGCACTCACCGCCCCTAAATCCGGCAGAGCCGTCTCGCTCAACCCAATCTGCTCGAACCCATCCAGGTACTCAGCACAGGCATGATTCCGCAACTGAGGCATCCGGCGAGCCACCAGCTCCCCCCAAACCCCATGCTGCTCGGCCGTATACCCCGCCCAATCCTGCTCAATCAAAAAAGGCTGCGCCACCCGCAACCCACTCGTCTGTTCCAAAATCACTGCCATTAAAAAAGTCTACATCCACCCCGCTCCGCCACCTCCACAGCTCATAGTCAACCGTGGGAAGTGACAAAGTGCAGACAAAACGTACTCTCAGAACCACCGAAATCAGCTTTGATCGCTTTTATCAATCCTTATCAACTCAGGCCGTTCGCCAGGGAGTAGCACCCAGCCCTATTCCGCCCCAAGCTCCGCCCCCACCTTCTCCTTCCCAAACGAAGTCACCACCGTCAGCACCAGCGCCACCACCACCACCGTCCCCGCCAGCACCGTCCTCAGCCCACCTGGAAACCGCTTCGCCAGCGTAGCCTGCACGTTCCCGTTCTTCGACATCAACAGATTCCCCAACTGATACGCAAACCCCGGAAACACCGCTCTCACCGGTGCCGGCGAGAGCTCATTCAGATAAGCCGGCACCACACCCCACGCACCCTGCACCATGAACTGCATCAGGAAGCCGCCCACAGCCAGCATCACGACGGTATGAGAGAACGCCCACAGAGGAATCATAGGCAGCGCCAGCAACGAAGCAAACATGATCGTCTTCCGCCTCCCCAGCCTTTCAGAGATCGTCCCACAGCAGATCCCGCCAAACAGCGCCCCCAGGTTCGCCACCACCAGCACCTTCCCGGCCGCCGCGTCGAACAGCCCTTTATCCCGCTTCAAGAAGCTCGGATAGAGATCCTGCGTCCCATGGCTGAACGCCGTAAACGCCGCCATCATCAGCACCAGGAACAGGAACGAAGGCAGATACTCCTTCAGCTTGGAAGCCTCAAAGCTGTTCTTCAGCGTCCTGCCCGTCCGCTTCGCCTCCAGCCATACGGGCGACTCCTCCACATGGAACTGCAGATAAAACGCCAGCAGCGAGGGCAGCGCCCCAATCATGAACAGCACCCGCCACGGCGTAAAGTGACCCGTCCCATGCAGATGCGGCAGCAGCAGCCACTGCAGTAGACCCGCCAGCAGGTTCCCCACCACATACCCTTCCTGCAGCAGTCCTGAAAAGAACCCCCTACCCTTCGCCGGCAGCGTCTCAAACGCCAGCGCTGCCCCCACGCCCCACTCCCCACCCATCGCAACCCCAAACAGCGCCCGCAGCACCATGAAGCTGCCAATCCCCGGAGCAAACGCACTCCC is a window of Granulicella tundricola MP5ACTX9 DNA encoding:
- a CDS encoding phenylalanine 4-monooxygenase is translated as MAVILEQTSGLRVAQPFLIEQDWAGYTAEQHGVWGELVARRMPQLRNHACAEYLDGFEQIGLSETALPDLGAVSARLGPRTGWASTPVSGFLPGDAFFEMLAARRFPTTTWLRSREAMDYTPEPDIFHDVFGHVPMHAHPVFADFLQHYGQVCANLIDRPEALERLGRLFWFTVEFGLIRQAGEIKVYGSGLISSHGECTRVLAGGCEVREFELDAVLGQEFDTGAMQPVLYAVESFEQIYEAAKEAEGKVG
- a CDS encoding MFS transporter, with protein sequence MGIAANWTALNRAQKNTFAACFLGWTLDAFDFFLLTVCLPSIATEFHVDLATMANALFWTLVMRPVGAALFGAMAERYGRRPTLMLNIVAFSVFELGSAFAPGIGSFMVLRALFGVAMGGEWGVGAALAFETLPAKGRGFFSGLLQEGYVVGNLLAGLLQWLLLPHLHGTGHFTPWRVLFMIGALPSLLAFYLQFHVEESPVWLEAKRTGRTLKNSFEASKLKEYLPSFLFLVLMMAAFTAFSHGTQDLYPSFLKRDKGLFDAAAGKVLVVANLGALFGGICCGTISERLGRRKTIMFASLLALPMIPLWAFSHTVVMLAVGGFLMQFMVQGAWGVVPAYLNELSPAPVRAVFPGFAYQLGNLLMSKNGNVQATLAKRFPGGLRTVLAGTVVVVALVLTVVTSFGKEKVGAELGAE